The DNA window TGCACCGCGTAGAGCACACCGAACGGCGTGATCTGGGGGGGCGCGGTGGACGGATCGAGCCACGTGGGAGCGATGGTCACGTGGAAGGCCACCGTCAGCTCGCCGGCCGGCTCCTGCGCGCGAACGGGCGGAGCCATCGCAAGCAGCGCCGCGAGGGCGATGAGGGTCAGCAGACGCGGGAGCGATCCGGGTGTCGGACCCATGCCCACCTCCTATGCTCGGCGGCTACCCTAGCACGATCGCGCTACTTCTCGCCGAGGTAGGTCTTGCGGACGAGGTCCGAGCGGAGGAGCTCGCTCGCCGCATCGTGGACCACGATGCGCCCCGTCTGGATGACGTAGCCGCGGTGGGCGACGCGCAGGGCCATCCGCGCATTCTGCTCCACGAGCAGGATGGTCGTGCCCTGGCGGTTGATGTCCTGCACGATCTTGAAGATCGTCTCCACCAGGATGGGCGAGAGACCCATGGAGGGCTCGTCGAGCAGGAGCAGGCTCGGCCGCGCCATGAGGGCCCGCGCGATCGCCAGCATCTGCTGCTCGCCGCCGGAGAGCGTGCCGCCCTTCTGGCCGATGCGCTCCCTGAGACGCGGGAACAGCGTCAGCACGCGCTCGAGATCGGCGGCGATGCCGTCGTGATCGGCGCGGGCGAAGGCGCCCATCTCGAGGTTCTCCATCACCGTCATGCGCGGGAAGATGCGGCGGCCCTCGGGCGACTGCGCGATGCCCAGGCGCACGATGCGGTCGGTGGCGAGCCCGTCCACCCGCTGTCCGTTGAAGGTGACCGCGCCCTGGGCCGGGCGCACTGCGCCGAGGATGGTGCGCAGGGTGGTGGTTTTGCCGGCGCCGTTGGCGCCGATCAGGGTGACGATCTCGCGCGGCTCGACGGTGAGCGACACACCCTTGAGCGCCCGGATGCTGCCGTAATAGGTGTGGACGTCGGCGAGGGCGAGCATGCGACCTACCGCGTCCCGCTCGGCGCGATGGCTTCCGGCTCGTAGCCGGTCCCGAGATACGCCTCGATGACCCGGGGGTGGCGCTGGATCTCGGCAGGCGTGCCCTCGGCGATGCGCGTGCCGTAGTCGAGCACGGTGATGCGGTCCGAGATCGACATGACGACCTGCATGTCGTGCTCGATGAGCAGGACGGCCAGCCCCAGCTCGCGCCGCAGGAGGCCGATCAGCTCGGTCAGCGTGTCCGTCTCGCGGGGGTTCATGCCCGCGGTGGGCTCGTCGAGGAGCAGCAGGCGGGGCTCGGTGGCGAGCGCGCGCGCGATCTCGAGGCGGCGCTGATCGCCGTAGGGCAGGTTGCGCGCGAGGTCGTCGCCCTTGTCGCCGAGGCCCACGAAGGCGAGCAGGCTCTGCGCGCGCTCGCGCGCCCGCGCCTCCTCCGCCCGCACCGCGGGCGGGCGGAGCACCGCGCCCGGTACGGAGCTCTGGAGCCGACAGTGCTCGCCCACCAGCACGTTCTCGCGCACCGTCATGTTGGCGAAGAGGCGAATCGACTGGAAGGTGCGCGCGATGCCTCGGCCCACGATGGCGTTCGGACGCAGGCCGACGAGCGCGCGGCCCTCGAAGGTGATGGCGCCGCCGTCGGGGGACACGAGGCCCGTCACCACGTTGAAGAAGGTGGTCTTCCCCGCGCCGTTGGGGCCGATCAGCCCCACGATGCCGCCGCGGGGTACCACGAGGTCGACGTCGTTCAGCGCGACCACCCCGCCAAACCGCTTGGCGAGGCCACGCACCTGGAGAATGGGCCCCGCGCCGTCGCCGGCCTGCGCGTGGGCCCGTTCGCGGAGCCAGGCGGGAATGGCCTCGCTGCGCGGGGCCGCCGTCGGCGCGGGATCCACGCGATCGTCGATCTCGGCGGGCCGCGCCGGCTGGCGAGCCCGGCCGGCCAGACCCTGCGGCCGGAGCAGCATCACCAGCACCAGCCCCAGGCCGAAGAAGAACCAGCGCCACAGCGTGAGATCGACGGCGGCGAGCCAGGATACCCCGAGGCTCTTGCCGACCCATCTGGCGAGGAAGGTGGTTTCCGCGAGGATGACGCGATCGAAGACGGTGATGAGCATGGCGCCGAGGATCGCGCCGTGCAGGGTACCCGCGCCACCGAGCACCACCATGCACAGGAGCATGATGGAGACCTGGAACTCGAACGCGCCCGGGGTGATGGCCTGAAGCTTCGCCGCGTAGACCGAGCCGGCGAACCCCGAGAACGAGGCGCCCAGCGCGAAGGCCAGGAGCTTGGTGGTGATGGGATTGACGCCGGTGCAATCGGCGGCCGTCTCGTCCTCGCGAATGGCCATCCACGCCCGTCCCAGCCGCGAATCCTGGAGGCGGCTCATCGCCCAGAGCGAGAGCGCGCCGATGACGAGGATGAGGTAGTACCACGGCATCGGGTCGGTCTCGAAGGGCACGCCGGGGAGATACGGGCGGCCCACCGGATTCACGCCGTTCTCGCCGCCCGTGAGATTCAACCGCTCGATGGGCCGCCAACCGCCGATCTCGATGGTGATGTCGCCGAGGTTGCGGATGGCCACCGGGATGATCTCGCCGAAGCCCAGGGTGATGATGGCCAGATAGTCGCCGCGGACCCGCAGGGTCGGCGCGCCGATCAGCGTGCCGAGGCCCGCCGAGACCGCGGCGGCGAGCCAGATGCAAAGCCAGAAGCTCCACGCGTGCCCGTACAGGGGCGAGCCCAGCACGGGCGAGTTGAGGAGGCCCATCGCGTAGGCGCCGATGGCGAAGAACGCCGCGTAGCCCAGGTCGAGCAGGCCCGCGTAGCCGACTACGATGTTGAGGCCGAGGGCCAGGAGCACGTAGATCATCCCGTCCGACACGGCATGGACGGTCTGAAAGCCCAGGGCGCGGTCGATGAATGGATAGGCGACCACGAACGCGGCGAGCAGGATCATGCCCAGCGCGCGGCGCGCGTCCACGAGGCTCAGACCTTCTCGGGGGTGCGATCGCCCAGGAGGCCCTGGGGCCGGAAGACGAGGACGAGGATCAGGATCGAAAACACGATGGCGTTGGTCCAACGTGCCGAAATGTACTGATCGCTCCACGCGGAGAGAAAGCCGATCACGAGGCCGCCGAGCGCGGCGCCGGGCATGTTCCCAATGCCGCCCAGCACGGCGGCGGTGAACGCGCGGAGACCGGCCTGATAGCCCATCCACCACATGCCGATGTTGTAGTAGAGGCCCTGGATGAGCCCCGCCGCGCCGGCGAGGGCGCCGCCCACGAGGAAAGTGACGAGAATCGTTCGCTCCACGTCGATGCCCATCGCCTGCGCGGTCTCGCGGTCCTGGGCGGTGGCGCGCATGGCCTTGCCCCAGCGGGTGTGGGTCACGAAGTAGTTGAGGGCGATCATGAGGGGAATGGTCGCGCCGACGACGAGGATGTCCTTGGTGGTGATGAAGATGGCCGAGTCCACGCCGAACCACTCACGGAGGATGTCCACCGACGGGAACACGTCGGGATAGGCGATGGGCGCAGGGCCCTTCCACAGCAGCGCGAGGTTCTCGAGCATGAACGACACGCCGATGGCGGTGATGAGCGGGGCCAGCCGCGTGGAGCGCCGCAGCGGCCGATAGGCCACGCGGTCGATGGAGACGTTGATGACGGCGGTGCTCAGCATGGTCAGCACGAACACCAGGGGGAGGAGGGTGACGAGCTGCCACAGCCCGAGCGTGGAGGAGATGCCGAACAGGCTGAACCACGCCAGCGAGATGAACAGGCCCAGCATGAAGACGTCACCGTGGGCGAAGTTGATCAGCTCGATGATGCCGTAGACCATGGTGTAGCCGAGCGCGATGAGGGCGAAGACGGCCCCGCGAGTGAGGCCGTTGATGGTCTGCTGAACGAGAACTTCCCACCACTCCACGTCGAGATCCGATGAGGGAGGGGAGGGCCGCGATCCGGCCCTCCCCTCACTGGCGCTTACTCGAGGATGGTCTCGAACTGGAACTTGCAGCCGATGGGCCCCTCCGCCTTCACCGCCTTGAAGCCGGACATGGTGTCGTAGTCGACGTCGCCGTTCTCGTCGAAGCTCCACTTGCCGTTGATGCCTTCGTAGTTCTTGGTGGAGGCGATGGCCTTGCGCACCGCCTCGCGCTTCTCGGTCACGTCCTTGGCCTTCTCGATGGCGGGAGCGGCCTTTCCGATGGCCTGGATGATCACGCGGGTGCCCTCGGCGGCGTAGAGCGCGTAGGAGGTCGGCTCCTTGCCGTACTTCGTCTTGTAGGTCTCGTAGGTCTTGGCCCCGACGCCCCGCATCTTCTCGAAGGGCAGCCCCGCGAAGGTGACGCGCATGTCGGTGGCGAGCGCCGCGTCACAGGTGGCGCCCTTCAGCAGCTCCTCCTCGAGGAGGCCGTCCGGCCCCATGAAGCGGGTGCGCGGGGCCGTGAGGCCCACTTCCTTCATCTGCCGCACGACCACCTGCGCGCCGGTCTCGATGACGCCGCCCATGTAGACGAGGTCGGCGCCCGAGGCGCGCACCTTGGTGAGGATCGGCTTCTGGTCCGGCTGCTTCCAGTCGATGCCCTCGTTGGCGACCACCGTGAGCCCGATCTTCTTGGCGGTGGCCTCGAACACGTCGGCGATGCCCTTGCCGTAGAGCTCCTGGTCGTTGAGGAGGAACACCTTCTTCACGCCCATCCGCTTGGCCCACTTCGCGCCCACCGCGCCCTGGATGTCATCGGCGGGGATGGGACGGAAGTAGTTCACGAAGCCGCCCGGCCGGTAGATGTCCGGCTCGCCGGGCGCGGCCCCGCGCTTCTTGGTGAGGCCGGGGTAGGTGTTGGCGGGCGTGACCTGCGCCATGTGGGCGCGGTTCGTGATGGGGATGGAGACCTTCGCGGCGCCGGAGTTGTAGGTCCCGATGTAGACGATGGCCAGCGGGTCGGCCACCGCCTTGTTGGCGTTCTCCGCCTCGACCGCGCCGTCCCACTTGCCCGTCTGCGGCGAGGCGTCGTCGAGGTTGATGACTTCGAGGCAGTACCCTCCGGCGACTCCGCCCGCCTCCGAGACGGCCATCTCCACGCCGTTCTTCATGCCGGTGCCCTCAGGGAGCATGGCGCCCTGCATCGGCCACGATGTGTAGAGGCGGAGCTTGCCCTTCGGGCATTGCTGGGCCTCCGAGGGGAGTGTGAGGGCGACGAGGCCCAAAAGCGCGACGGCGAGGACGAAAAACCGCGAGACTCTCATGGTGGCCTCCCTGGTCGGCGGTAAGATCTTCGAGACCCGGGTCAAGTTCGCCGGTATGAGACTATGTCTTCCGCTCGATTGTCAACGGCTGATCGCCTGCTTGCTCGCTAGGCAGGCCGCCGGGGAGGAGACGCGGTGCCGTCACCACGCGTG is part of the Candidatus Methylomirabilota bacterium genome and encodes:
- a CDS encoding ABC transporter ATP-binding protein → MLALADVHTYYGSIRALKGVSLTVEPREIVTLIGANGAGKTTTLRTILGAVRPAQGAVTFNGQRVDGLATDRIVRLGIAQSPEGRRIFPRMTVMENLEMGAFARADHDGIAADLERVLTLFPRLRERIGQKGGTLSGGEQQMLAIARALMARPSLLLLDEPSMGLSPILVETIFKIVQDINRQGTTILLVEQNARMALRVAHRGYVIQTGRIVVHDAASELLRSDLVRKTYLGEK
- a CDS encoding branched-chain amino acid ABC transporter ATP-binding protein/permease → MDARRALGMILLAAFVVAYPFIDRALGFQTVHAVSDGMIYVLLALGLNIVVGYAGLLDLGYAAFFAIGAYAMGLLNSPVLGSPLYGHAWSFWLCIWLAAAVSAGLGTLIGAPTLRVRGDYLAIITLGFGEIIPVAIRNLGDITIEIGGWRPIERLNLTGGENGVNPVGRPYLPGVPFETDPMPWYYLILVIGALSLWAMSRLQDSRLGRAWMAIREDETAADCTGVNPITTKLLAFALGASFSGFAGSVYAAKLQAITPGAFEFQVSIMLLCMVVLGGAGTLHGAILGAMLITVFDRVILAETTFLARWVGKSLGVSWLAAVDLTLWRWFFFGLGLVLVMLLRPQGLAGRARQPARPAEIDDRVDPAPTAAPRSEAIPAWLRERAHAQAGDGAGPILQVRGLAKRFGGVVALNDVDLVVPRGGIVGLIGPNGAGKTTFFNVVTGLVSPDGGAITFEGRALVGLRPNAIVGRGIARTFQSIRLFANMTVRENVLVGEHCRLQSSVPGAVLRPPAVRAEEARARERAQSLLAFVGLGDKGDDLARNLPYGDQRRLEIARALATEPRLLLLDEPTAGMNPRETDTLTELIGLLRRELGLAVLLIEHDMQVVMSISDRITVLDYGTRIAEGTPAEIQRHPRVIEAYLGTGYEPEAIAPSGTR
- a CDS encoding branched-chain amino acid ABC transporter permease, which gives rise to MEWWEVLVQQTINGLTRGAVFALIALGYTMVYGIIELINFAHGDVFMLGLFISLAWFSLFGISSTLGLWQLVTLLPLVFVLTMLSTAVINVSIDRVAYRPLRRSTRLAPLITAIGVSFMLENLALLWKGPAPIAYPDVFPSVDILREWFGVDSAIFITTKDILVVGATIPLMIALNYFVTHTRWGKAMRATAQDRETAQAMGIDVERTILVTFLVGGALAGAAGLIQGLYYNIGMWWMGYQAGLRAFTAAVLGGIGNMPGAALGGLVIGFLSAWSDQYISARWTNAIVFSILILVLVFRPQGLLGDRTPEKV
- a CDS encoding branched-chain amino acid ABC transporter substrate-binding protein; this translates as MRVSRFFVLAVALLGLVALTLPSEAQQCPKGKLRLYTSWPMQGAMLPEGTGMKNGVEMAVSEAGGVAGGYCLEVINLDDASPQTGKWDGAVEAENANKAVADPLAIVYIGTYNSGAAKVSIPITNRAHMAQVTPANTYPGLTKKRGAAPGEPDIYRPGGFVNYFRPIPADDIQGAVGAKWAKRMGVKKVFLLNDQELYGKGIADVFEATAKKIGLTVVANEGIDWKQPDQKPILTKVRASGADLVYMGGVIETGAQVVVRQMKEVGLTAPRTRFMGPDGLLEEELLKGATCDAALATDMRVTFAGLPFEKMRGVGAKTYETYKTKYGKEPTSYALYAAEGTRVIIQAIGKAAPAIEKAKDVTEKREAVRKAIASTKNYEGINGKWSFDENGDVDYDTMSGFKAVKAEGPIGCKFQFETILE